From one Gammaproteobacteria bacterium genomic stretch:
- a CDS encoding acetoacetate--CoA ligase — protein MTPKIMWQPSKEFQAATEMNHFMAIVNSSFNLSLSCYADLYDWSISHKAFFWKALWDFFSIQAGKPADKIFVPGNSMWDCNWFEGATLNFAENLMRRRDDKIAIVFNNEKNQRKTLSYSQLYTAVAKTAAYFKKLGIKKDDRVAAILPNVPETIISMLATTSLGAIWSSCSPDFGKEGLYDRFHQIQPKILIVCDGYNYAGKTFTSQEKIAWLCKQIPSIQKIILVVNTNDGFSLEATPFAAILSGPETTLEFEHPPFNHPVYIMYSSGTTGIPKCIVHGAGGTLLQHFKELALHSNVTQNDTLFYYTTCGWMMWNWYISSLGLGATVAQYDGAPFYPSPTRLLDFVDEEKITIFGTSAKYISALEKHNITPKLSHDLGSLQTILSTGSPLIPQNFTYIYENVKSNVCLSSISGGTDIISCFALGNPTLPVYRGELQCIGLGMAVKIFNDAGKSVINEKGELVCTNAFPSMPIYFWNDSNGEKYQQAYFNKFPGVWAHGDFAEITDRGTLIIYGRSDATLNPGGVRIGTAEIYRQVEKIPDIIESLAVGQEWKDDTRVILFVVTKENLPVTEELESDIKKTIREHCSARHVPAKIIKVPDIPKTINGKIVELAVRDVIHNRPVKNIASIANPECLEYFKTLIILE, from the coding sequence ATGACACCTAAAATAATGTGGCAACCCTCCAAAGAGTTTCAAGCAGCGACTGAAATGAATCATTTCATGGCAATCGTAAATAGTTCCTTTAATTTATCTTTATCGTGCTACGCTGACCTTTACGATTGGTCCATTTCACATAAAGCATTCTTCTGGAAAGCCTTATGGGATTTCTTCTCAATTCAAGCGGGTAAGCCTGCGGATAAAATTTTTGTACCTGGCAATTCAATGTGGGATTGTAACTGGTTCGAGGGAGCCACATTAAATTTCGCTGAAAATTTAATGCGAAGGCGTGATGATAAAATAGCCATCGTATTTAATAACGAAAAAAATCAACGCAAAACACTTTCATATTCTCAGCTCTACACTGCAGTAGCAAAGACAGCTGCCTACTTTAAAAAGCTAGGCATTAAAAAAGATGACCGGGTCGCTGCTATCTTACCCAATGTGCCGGAAACGATTATTTCTATGCTAGCCACAACAAGCCTGGGCGCGATATGGTCATCCTGCTCTCCCGACTTTGGCAAAGAAGGGTTATACGATCGATTTCATCAAATACAACCTAAAATTTTAATCGTATGTGATGGCTATAATTACGCTGGCAAAACTTTTACTAGTCAAGAAAAAATAGCATGGTTATGTAAACAGATTCCTTCAATTCAAAAAATAATTTTGGTGGTTAATACCAACGATGGCTTTTCTCTAGAAGCAACCCCGTTTGCCGCCATTCTGTCTGGACCGGAAACCACTTTAGAATTTGAACACCCGCCTTTTAATCATCCTGTTTATATTATGTACTCCTCCGGAACGACGGGCATTCCCAAATGTATCGTTCATGGCGCAGGTGGAACATTACTGCAACATTTTAAAGAACTCGCTTTACATAGTAATGTAACTCAAAACGATACTCTCTTTTATTATACGACGTGTGGCTGGATGATGTGGAATTGGTACATCAGTAGCCTTGGTTTGGGAGCAACCGTGGCGCAATATGACGGTGCTCCTTTTTATCCCAGCCCTACCCGTTTGCTAGATTTTGTTGATGAAGAAAAAATCACTATTTTTGGCACGAGCGCTAAATACATTAGCGCGCTAGAAAAGCACAATATTACGCCTAAACTGAGCCATGATCTCGGTTCCTTGCAAACCATTTTGTCCACGGGCTCGCCCCTGATTCCCCAAAACTTCACTTACATTTACGAAAACGTGAAATCAAATGTCTGCCTCTCTTCAATTTCAGGTGGCACAGATATTATTTCTTGTTTTGCATTAGGCAATCCCACCCTACCCGTCTACCGCGGAGAATTACAGTGCATAGGTCTTGGGATGGCCGTGAAAATATTTAATGATGCAGGCAAATCAGTGATTAATGAAAAGGGGGAGCTAGTGTGTACTAACGCCTTTCCAAGCATGCCGATTTATTTTTGGAATGATTCAAATGGAGAAAAATATCAGCAGGCCTATTTTAATAAATTTCCCGGAGTGTGGGCGCATGGTGACTTTGCTGAAATTACTGATCGTGGAACCCTCATAATATATGGTAGATCAGATGCCACCCTAAATCCTGGAGGTGTGAGAATTGGCACAGCTGAAATTTATCGTCAAGTAGAAAAAATTCCCGACATCATTGAAAGTCTTGCGGTGGGCCAAGAGTGGAAGGACGATACCCGGGTAATCTTATTTGTAGTGACCAAGGAGAATCTACCCGTTACCGAAGAATTGGAAAGCGACATTAAAAAAACCATACGTGAACATTGCTCTGCACGACATGTCCCCGCCAAAATAATTAAAGTTCCTGATATTCCTAAAACTATAAACGGTAAAATTGTAGAGCTAGCAGTGCGTGACGTTATCCACAATCGACCTGTCAAAAATATAGCCTCGATAGCTAATCCGGAGTGCTTGGAATATTTCAAAACCCTAATCATTCTCGAGTAA
- a CDS encoding DUF2384 domain-containing protein, with protein MHRSALSAKSVSDKIAWKALQNLVRKFNFNEIEGMTLLGDMKRSSYYKGISKHEGGLSRDEKERISLLLGIYKDLRTLFVDSAQGMSWIDRQNSLAPFKGITPREYLMEGSLMRLAEVRRFLDFWRGY; from the coding sequence ATGCACCGATCAGCACTATCTGCAAAATCAGTTTCTGACAAGATTGCCTGGAAGGCTTTACAAAATTTAGTGCGCAAATTCAACTTTAATGAAATTGAAGGCATGACTTTGTTAGGCGACATGAAAAGATCTTCTTATTATAAAGGGATAAGCAAGCATGAGGGCGGATTAAGTAGAGACGAAAAAGAAAGGATATCCTTATTACTCGGCATTTATAAAGATTTGCGCACCTTATTTGTCGATAGCGCTCAAGGAATGTCATGGATTGATAGACAAAATAGCCTCGCGCCTTTTAAGGGGATAACGCCGAGAGAATATCTGATGGAAGGAAGTTTGATGAGACTGGCTGAGGTCAGAAGATTTCTAGATTTTTGGCGGGGATATTAA
- a CDS encoding RES family NAD+ phosphorylase, translated as MFAYLSYKSKTHRIIPSRYPTVSPFDWAESTEEIEQLAVLEGLTNDRIKGALGNINLVNKEDWIAAEGASPLMSPFTHPGYSRFSDGSFGIYYTSDSLKTAVTETKFHRKRFLQASNEPPCQVQMREYTAYIVKKMIDIRDKKYCAYLNPDIASYPQSQQFGKEMKLQNEWGLMYSSVRKVDGICFAILRPSALTIPVQGCHLEYIWDGTEIIETNVLKVI; from the coding sequence ATGTTTGCTTACCTTAGTTATAAATCTAAAACTCACCGAATTATTCCTTCTCGATATCCTACGGTCAGTCCGTTTGATTGGGCAGAATCCACCGAGGAGATTGAACAACTTGCAGTCTTAGAAGGTTTAACTAATGACCGGATTAAAGGAGCATTAGGGAATATAAATTTGGTGAATAAGGAGGATTGGATAGCAGCAGAAGGCGCGTCCCCTTTGATGTCTCCTTTTACTCACCCGGGCTATTCAAGATTTAGTGACGGTAGCTTTGGTATCTATTACACGAGTGACTCCCTTAAAACGGCAGTCACTGAGACTAAATTTCATCGAAAAAGATTTTTGCAAGCTTCAAATGAACCTCCCTGCCAAGTACAGATGCGGGAATACACTGCGTATATTGTTAAAAAAATGATTGATATACGTGATAAAAAATATTGCGCCTATTTGAATCCCGATATAGCGTCTTACCCACAAAGCCAGCAATTTGGCAAAGAAATGAAACTCCAAAATGAATGGGGATTAATGTACTCCAGTGTGAGAAAAGTTGATGGCATCTGTTTCGCTATTTTACGACCTTCGGCTTTAACAATACCAGTGCAAGGATGTCATTTGGAATATATTTGGGATGGCACGGAAATCATTGAGACGAATGTGTTAAAAGTCATTTAA